From Arctopsyche grandis isolate Sample6627 chromosome 12, ASM5162203v2, whole genome shotgun sequence, one genomic window encodes:
- the Use1 gene encoding vesicle transport protein Use1: protein MSEGQRLTPARRSRLEVDARRLLERCESLAKAATPGNPAPWRLPKYLEALQLMLVDLHHHPSKPSKDVLADYNRRYAFLQGLILTTKLKNPAQKVMAAQYLAHGTTTTSSDSATQEIHQKTTVKYGQELKSELFGSDSDDVLRHRNISKSPNLNGLNGTEDLDNVLQYHHNMQEKVAENMLMLTRNLKEQTQLASKIIKKDTEILKSSSQLTENNMTSLTSEHDKLKEHTSRACKCWLWIIISLVMMTFISMVLLMKVFKKRIV, encoded by the exons atgTCTGAAGGTCAGCGATTGACACCAGCTCGCAGATCTAGATTAGAAGTAGACGCACGTCGGTTGCTGGAACGATGTGAGAGTCTTGCAAAAGCAGCCACACCTGGAAATCCAGCACCTTGGAGACTGCCCAAGTACCTAGAAGCCTTACAACTCATGCTCGTCGATCTGCATCATCATCCCTC GAAACCCTCAAAAGATGTATTGGCTGACTATAATAGAAGATATGCATTCCTACAGGGTTTAATTCTTacgacaaaattaaaaaatcctgCACAAAAG gttATGGCGGCACAGTATCTTGCTCATGGCACAACTACGACCAGTTCAGATTCGGCTACGCAAGAAATTCATCAAAAGACTACAGTAAAATACGGGCAAGAGCTGAAGTCAGAATTGTTCGGAAGCG ATAGCGACGATGTTTTAAGACATCGAAATATTTCCAAATCGCCAAATTTGAATGGACTGAACGGGACTGAAGATTTGGATAACGTGCTCCAATATCATCACAATATGCAAGAGAAGGTCGCTGAGAATATGTTAATGTTGACTAGAAATTTGAAAGAACAGACCCAATTAGctagtaaaattattaaaaaggaCACTGAG atcttgaaatcatcatcacaactcaCTGAAAATAATATGACCTCACTCACTTCAGAACATGATAAATTGAAAGAACATACAAGTAGAGCTTGTAAATGCTGGTTGTGGATTATAATTAGTCTCGTTATGATGACTTTCATta GTATGGTTTTACTTATGAAAGTATTCAAAAAACGTATTGTATAA